TGCGAAAAAATATTGACAAATATGGTGAAAAATCATTGAAATCCCTAAAAGATAGTGATAGAATAGTAAAAATATATATTTGGAGGATAAATTTAATGTCAAATTGGGAAACAAAGTTTTTGAAGAAGGGTTACACTTTTGATGATGTGTTATTGATTCCAGCGGAATCGCATGTACTGCCAAATGAGGTGGACATGAGTACCAAACTCGCGAAGAACTTGACATTGAATATTCCGATGATATCTGCTGCAATGGATACTGTAACAGATAGTAAAATGGCTATTTCAATGGCACGTCAAGGTGGACTTGGTGTTATCCACAAAAATATGAGCATTGCTGAGCAAGCCGAAGAAGTGCATAAAGTAAAACGTTCAGAATCTGGCGTTATTACTGATCCTTTCTTCTTAACACCTGAGCATAAGATTGAAGAAGCGGAAAACTTGATGGCGACTTACCGTATTTCGGGTGTACCCATTGTTGAAACTTTGGAAAATCGTAAGCTTGTGGGTATTTTGACAAACCGTGACCTTCGTTTTGTTTCAAACTACAATCAAGAAATCAAAAATGTGATGACTTCTGAAAACTTGATTACAGCACCTGTGGGTACTTCATTGCGTGAAGCTGAAGAAGCACTTCAAAAGCACAAGATTGAAAAATTGCCATTGGTTGACGAGAGCGGGAAGCTTGCAGGTTTAATTACAATCAAAGATATTGAACGTGTGATTGAATTCCCTAATGCGGCGAAAGATAGCCAAGGGCGTCTTTTAGTTGCTGCAGCCGTTGGTGTAACCTCTGATACTTTTGATCGTGCCGAAGCTCTTTTTGCAGCTGGTGCCGATGCTATTGTCATCGATACTGCGCATGGTCATTCAGCAGGTGTATTACGTAAAATCAAAGAAATTCGTGAACACTTCCCAGAGCGTACATTGATTGCAGGGAATATTGCTACGGGTGAAGGTGCACGCGCACTCTTTGAAGCTGGCGTTGATGTTGTTAAAGTCGGAATTGGCCCAGGTTCAATCTGTACTACACGTGTTGTAGCAGGTGTTGGTGTGCCTCAAATTACAGCTATTTATGACGCGGCAGCTGTTGCGCGTGAATACGGTAAAACAATCATCGCCGATGGCGGAATCAAGTACTCTGGCGATATCGTTAAAGCTTTGGCAGCAGGAGGAGATGCGGTAATGCTCGGCTCAATGCTTGCCGGTACAGACGAATCACCAGGTGAATTCGAAATCTTCCAAGGCCGTAAATTTAAAACATACCGTGGAATGGGTTCACTTGCAGCAATGAAGAAAGGCTCAAGCGACCGTTACTTCCAAGGCTCTGTCAATGAAGCAAATAAATTGGTTCCTGAAGGTATCGAAGGTCGAGTTGCCTATAAAGGTACAGCGACCGATATCGTTTTCCAAATGGTTGGTGGCTTGAAATCAGGTATGGGCTACACTGGGGCAGCAGATATTCTTGCCTTGCATGAGTCCGCACAATTTATCGAAATGTCAGGTGCTGGTTTGAAAGAATCTCACCCACATGATGTTCAAATTACAAAAGAAGCACCAAACTATTCAGTACAATAAGCGAAAGGCAGAGAGTATCTGCTTTTTTATTTACATATCGAGTTGACAAACCTGTAGCCATTTGATAGAATGTTAGGAGTGCTCTTTAAGAGTAAATACGAAAATGAAATGGGGTGAAATCAATGTCAAAAACTATCGTTCGTAAAAATGAATCGCTTGACGACGCTCTCCGCCGTTTCAAACGTTCAGTAACAAAAGCTGGAACTCTTCAAGAGCTCCGCAAACGTGAACACTACGAAAAACCTTCTGTAAAAGCTAAACGTAAATCAGAAGCTGCACGTAAACGTAAAAAATTCTAATTGAAAATTTTGAACCTGCCTTTGGGCAGGTTTTTTTATTTTTTTTTATTGCTCTTGCCTTTATTATGCTCGTCGGAAGGACATTAAGTAAGAAACGGTGCTTATTGTACATTTTCTGCTCATTTTTTTCAAAAAAATTGTGAAAACTTGCTAACTTTATCGTGTTAATAAGTAAGCTGAGTCAAGGAGGTCAATGATGATACAGGTTTTGGCAAAAAAACTTTTACAAAAAGCAGTAGATCAGATGGTGCATGATCTTTATTTCGTAGCATTAGAAGGAAAGTATTCTCTCTATTTTCGTACAGCAACAGAAAGGAGGTTTGAAAGAGAACTCGATTTTGAACAAGGGCAAGCACTGATTGCTCATATGAAATTTTTATCTGGTATGAATCTAGGAGAAAGTAGGCGGGTACAGTTGGGGGCTTGCACTTATGTTTTAGATAAAGGTGAGCAGCGTTTACGTTTATCTACAGTCGGTGATTTTCATGGTCAAGAAAGCTTGGTTATCCGACTTCTGCATCATCAACAAAGCCAACTTCATTTTTGGAATTCAGAGATTTTTAAATCTTTTATTGGTGGGAGAGGGCTTTACCTGTTTTCCGGTCCCGTAGGCTCAGGTAAGACCAGCCTCATGTACAAGTTTGCAAGGGAGCATTTTAAAAATCAACAAGTTATTTGTATAGAAGATCCCGTGGAGTTAGTGGAAACTGAGTTTTTACAACTTCAAGTCAATAAAGTAATAGGGAATGATTACGATGCTTTGATTAAGCTCTCTCTTCGCCACAGGCCTGATTTACTCATTGTTGGTGAAATTAGGGACAGTCAGACGGCAAAAGCTGTTCTCCGCGCAAGTTTGACGGGATATACAGTGTTTTCTACTGTTCATGCGCGCTCAATATCGGGTGTAATTGCACGGCTGAAGGAACTGGGGTTAACTGATTGGGAGCTACAATCCAGCCTTCAGCGGGTGATTTATCAGCGCTTAATTGCAGGAAAGGGGTTGCTTGTTTATGAAAAAGAAAAGTTTGAAGAATGGCAACCAGATGAATGGAACGGCCAGATTGATCAGTTGGTTGCAGATGGATTTATCTCAGCTGTTACAGCTGCGCGCGAAAAAATTGAGTTTAGCGAAGCAGATTAAGCTTATTCAACTTATGAATAATCTTTTCAAAAGTGGCTTTCACCTTTCTGAAATTATTGATTTTCTTGAAAGGTCGGGTCTCACGGAAGCATACTTTATTTCCAAAATGCGTGAAGGTTTACTCAACGGGCAAAGTTTCTCTGGTATTTTAGCGAAGCTCAAATTTAATGAGGATATTGTGACTCAAGTCTCTTTGGCCGAGTCTCACGGGAATGTTGAGTATACTTTAGGGTTGATTGAAGAAAAACTGAGACGCGTTTTGAACATTCGAAAAAAGCTCATCCAAGTTGCCACATACCCGCTCGTTCTTCTGGCATTTCTAATCTTTATCATGCTAGGGTTGAAAAATTATTTACTGCCTCAACTGGACGAAAACAGAGGATTAGCAACTTATGTTATACAGAATCTTCCGACCCTCTTTTTAGGGTGCCTCTTCAGTTTGCTTGTTTTCTTTTATCTGGGCAGATACTATTGGAAGAAAAAAACTGCTTTAGAAGCGATGAGGCTAATGGTCAAAATACCTTTTGTTGGCCGTTTTGTCCAGCTTTATTTGACAGCTTATTTTTCAAGAGAATGGGGAAACTTAATTGCCCAAGCAGTTGATTTACGTCAGATTTGCTTTATTATGCAAGAACAAAAAAGTCGAATCTTCAAAGAATTTGGTTTTGAGCTCCTTCAAATATTAGATAGGGGTCAGAAGTTTGAAGATGCCCTTCGACTTTACCCCATATTTACCAAGGAGTTGGCATTAATTGTGGAATATGGTGAACTAAAGTCTAAGCTGGGGAAAGAGTTAATGGTTTTTTCTGAAGAAAGCTGGTCGCTCTTTTTTGAAAGAGTTGAAAGAGCAATGCAACTTATCCAGCCTATCGTTTTCTTGCTCGTGGCGCTGTTGATTATTTTAATTTATGCTGCAATGTTACTTCCTATATATGGCAATATGGGAAACTTGATTTGAAAGAATATGGAGGAAGGAATGGAAAAAAAGAGGTTCAAAGCTTTTACTTTGATTGAAATGCTTGTCGTCTTACTTATTATTAGTGTCTTACTTTTATTGTTTGTCCCAAATTTGTCTAAAGAAAAGAAGAATATCCAAAATACGGGTCAAACAGCGGTTGTTAAAGTTGTCGAAGGTCAAGCCGAACTTTATCAGCTTGATAAACAGGATAGTCCTAGCTTAGGGAAACTTGTCTCTGGTGGGTTAATTACACAGAAACAAGCCGATAGCTACAATGATTATTATACTAAGAACCCAAATGAAAAACGTAATGTACCGAATTAAAGCCTTGACTTTACTGGAGAGTTTACTCGTTCTTTTCCTATGCTCTTTTGTTCTTTTTCTATTTTCAGGTTCGGTCAAACAAAGTGTGAGGATAGCACGCGCAGAGATTTTTATTTTACAATTTGAACGTCTTTATAAGGATACTCAACGCATGGCGGGACTAAAGGGACAGCAACAGACGTTGAGTGCGAGTAATGGTGCACTCTATAGCCAAGAGGAAATGGTGAAGGTCCCAGAGGAGGCTGAAATAAATGATTTCTCTATTACTTTTGATCAAAAATCAGGCAATTCGAGCCTACAAAAAATCACAATATTTCTTCCCTATCAGAAAAAAACAATCTCTTATTAATTGGAGATTGGAAGCGGAAAATATAAGAAAAGAATCACTTGAAGCTTATCTTCTATTAGAGAGCTTAATTGCTATGAGTCTGCTTGTTTTTTTCGTCACGGTTGTTTTAGAACAAGTTATTCAGGTTAAGAAACAGACAGCGATGGAAAATAGAGAGATTGAGGCTTTAAATGTCGCACATATGGCAGTAGATACGGGGAAAAAATATTTGAAATTAAATGGTGTGGAGATTTCGATTGAGGAAACTTCGACGCAAATGACTATCCGTGAGTCAGGAGAGGTATTGATTGTTCTTGAAAAAAATAAAGTTACAGCCTTTACACTTTTGGAATCACTCCTTGCTTTACTCGTGTTAGTGGGCACTTTTTCTCTTTTTCTAGGTATGACTAAAATGTTTCATGAGGAAGTGAAACGTGCTACAACAGACCATACCCAAGACTGGCAACTTTTTTGTAGTCTACTGAGAAGTGAACTTGAGGGAGCAAGTTTAGATAAGGTAGAAAATAACTATCTTTATGTACGCAAACATGTTAACCTAAGGTTTGGCCTTTCCTCTCAAGGGGATTTTCGAAAAACTAACGCGAATGGACGAGGCTATCAGCCCATGATTCATCATTTAAAAAATGCAAAAATCAGCCAAGAGGGAGAGCAGATAAAAATTATCTTGACTTTTGAAAAAGGAGGAGACCGCACATTTCTTTACACGTTCCCAGAGAAAGAAAGTTAAGAGGCAGTATTTTACTCTACACATTGGTCATTTCTCTTCTTTTCAGCTTGCTTTTACAATATTATTTGCAAGGGGCCATTAATGCTAGAAAACAACGTTTATTACAAAGAGAACAACTCCAAATGCAGTTAAGAGAGAAGATCATAGAGCGTGAAAAACACATCAAATAAAAAAATAGTTAACTGGTAGTTAACCAGTTGACTTTATTCTGGATTTATATTATACTAGCTCTATGAAAAAATATACCCTTCTCTTACTTATCCCAGTCTTGCTCTTATTGACAGCTTGTCAAAAAACAGCAAGTGATAAACCGCAAATTGTGACAACATTTGAGCCGATGTATGAGTTTACGAAAGCTGTCGTTGGTGATAAAGTTGACATTATTAATATCGTTCCCGCCAATCAAGAAGCACATGATTTTGAGCCAAGTGCAAAAGACATGACTACTTTGACAAATGCAGATGCCATTATTTATAATTCAAAATACCTTGAAAAATGGGCCCCTTCTGTAAAAAATAAAGGTATTAAAATAGAAGCAAGTACCCCTGTAGAAAAAATTGGGGATGACCCGCATACATGGGTAAGCCCTAAGGCAGCCCTACTCGAAGTCCGCTATATCGCAGATGAATTATCAAAAAAATTCCCTGAATACAAGGATGATTTCACTAAAAATGCTGACGAGTATATTGGGAAATTGAAAAAAATAGATCAAGATTTTGATCAATTAAAAAATGCTAAGAATAAAACATTTATCACACAGCACGAAGCTTTTGGCTATCTGGGACGTGATTATGGTTTGACAACGATTGCTATTACAGGTCTCGATCCTGAAGCAGAACCTTCAAGTGCAACATTGATTAAACTAAAAAATGAGATGCAAAAAGCAAATTTAAATACTGTTTATTTTGAAGATAACTCGAGCAGTAAGCTGTCAGAGACTTTAGCCAAGGAAGCAGGAGCTAAGCTGTTGGTGATTAACCCTGTTGAGGGCTTGACCGATGAACAAAAAAAATCAGGTGAAAATTACCTGACAATTATGGAAGAAAACCTAAAATCACTGAAAGAAACAATTAAATAAGAATTAAGCTTATTTTAAGAAGCGTCCACTATAATAAAGACCTTCCTAAAAAAATCTTTTCATAAAACTCCTAAGGCCTACTTTTCTAAAGTAGGCTTTTTTTGTCTTGATAAAAAGTTTGGCTAGGTGCTGTAATTTCTATTAATTCCTGTGTGAAGGGATGAATGAAATATAATTTTTCTGCATGAAGCATCATGCGCTGTTTTTTTATCGGTGTATTATAGAGCGGATCACCAATAATAGGATGTCCTTCACTGTAAAGATGGACCCGTATTTGGTGCGTGCGGCCGGTATCAAGAGTGCAGCTCACAAGCGAGTACCTGTGCCCTTTTTTGAGGACAGTCACATGTGTAATGGCTCGTTTCCCGTTTTTATTCGTGACATATTTTTTTCGATCGTGACGATCTCTTCCAATATTTTTATTAAGAGTTAAGCTTTTTTCGTTAAAATAGCCTTGTATAACTGCCAAATAAGAACGATGGATTTTATTTTCCTCAAACATTTGACCAAGAATGGGCAGAATAAATTGGTTCTTGGCAAAGAGGACTGCTCCAGAAGTTTCCTTGTCCAAGCGATGAACGACATGTACGGGGAGGTTCAGACGAGCTGCTACGTGATTTTGTAGGGCTATTTCTTCAGGAGTATTTCCATGAGTTTTCATACCTTCGGGTTTATTTACAATCACAAGGTGTTCATCTTCATACAGGATATCGGCAAGTTGAGGGTTGCCTGCGGGAACCTCCAGCTGCTTGAAATCCTCGTCATCAAAAATAAGGGTAACTTCGTCCTGGGGCTTTACAGATTCTTCCCAGTTTGCCAAAGTACCATTAAGAAAGACATGTTTTTTGGTTCGTAAAAGGTGTCTTTGCTTGCGTGGAATGAGCCAAGTGTGCTCCAGTAAATGCGAAACACTTTGCTTTTTAATTTTTTTTGGTAAAATTAAACTAAATTTCATATAGAATATTGTAACACAAAGGCTTTTTTGTTAGAATAGGCAAAATATAGAATACAAAAGGATTTTTAAAAAATCATGTCAGAAAAAGATCAAAATTTTAGTCGACGGGCTAAAAACAAGAAATCGTCTCAAAAAATAGAAAATAATAATGCAGAAGAAAAAGAGCTGAAAGAAGCGGAAGTTCCGCTTGAAGACCTTAAAGGTATAAAAAAATATTTAAGAATGATGGCGCCTTATACAGAAAAAATAAGGCAATTTTTACGTCCAGTAAAACGTTTCTGGAAAAAGTGTAATTTAACTAAAATTACGATTATTGCTATTTTGGTTATGATTCTTGCTGTTGGCTCTTATTTGTTCTATTTGGCAAAAACGGCCAATGTGTCCATTTTGCAAAAATCCATTGATGCGCAAACGCAAATTGTGGACAAAAATGGTGATGAAGCAGGATTACTTTACGGAAGCAAAGGAACAACCGTTAAGTTCGATGCCATAAGTGACAATATTAAAAATGCAGTTGTTGCCACCGAGGACCGTACTTTTTATAAAAACCATGGGGTTAATCTGAGTCGTTTTAGCTTGGCGGTTGTTACTTTGGGTCGTTTTGGCGGTGGTTCTACCATCACGCAGCAGTTGGCCAAGAACGCCTACCTTACTCAGAAACAAACGATTGACCGTAAAGCCAGGGAATTCTTCCTCGCTTTAGAAATCAATAAACATTACAGTAAACAAGACATTCTTACAATGTACCTGAATAATGCTTATTTTGGGAATGGCGTATGGGGGATTGAAGATGCAAGTCGGAAGTACTTTGGAGTGTCAGCAAATGCAGTGACTGTAGATGAGGCCGCTACGCTTGCAGGAATGCTGAAAGGGCCAGAAATTTATAACCCGCTTTACCAAGATGGGAAATATGCGACACCACGCCGAGATACGGTGCTGCAGAACATGGTCAGTGCAGGCTACCTTACGCAGTCTGAAGCAGACAGTTATGCATCAGTCAATCTGGCCTCTCGGGTAAAAGATACTTATGTTTCTCAGTCAGAAGCCTACAAGTATCCAAGCTATTTCAATGCTGTGATCGCGGAAGCTGAACGCAAATATGGCCTGAGCTTGCAGGACATTATGAATGACGGTTATAAGATTTATACAACTCTGGATCAAAACAAGCAGGCAGGAATGCAGGTCACTTATGACAATGCCGCACTCTTCCCACAAGCAGCAGATGGCACGCATGCTCAGTCTGGTTCGGTGGCAATCAATCCGAAAACAGGGGGAGTCGAGG
This window of the Lactococcus garvieae subsp. garvieae genome carries:
- a CDS encoding RluA family pseudouridine synthase, with the protein product MKFSLILPKKIKKQSVSHLLEHTWLIPRKQRHLLRTKKHVFLNGTLANWEESVKPQDEVTLIFDDEDFKQLEVPAGNPQLADILYEDEHLVIVNKPEGMKTHGNTPEEIALQNHVAARLNLPVHVVHRLDKETSGAVLFAKNQFILPILGQMFEENKIHRSYLAVIQGYFNEKSLTLNKNIGRDRHDRKKYVTNKNGKRAITHVTVLKKGHRYSLVSCTLDTGRTHQIRVHLYSEGHPIIGDPLYNTPIKKQRMMLHAEKLYFIHPFTQELIEITAPSQTFYQDKKSLL
- the rpsU gene encoding 30S ribosomal protein S21, with protein sequence MSKTIVRKNESLDDALRRFKRSVTKAGTLQELRKREHYEKPSVKAKRKSEAARKRKKF
- the comGD gene encoding competence type IV pilus minor pilin ComGD, with translation MKNVMYRIKALTLLESLLVLFLCSFVLFLFSGSVKQSVRIARAEIFILQFERLYKDTQRMAGLKGQQQTLSASNGALYSQEEMVKVPEEAEINDFSITFDQKSGNSSLQKITIFLPYQKKTISY
- the comGF gene encoding competence type IV pilus minor pilin ComGF, encoding MVLEKNKVTAFTLLESLLALLVLVGTFSLFLGMTKMFHEEVKRATTDHTQDWQLFCSLLRSELEGASLDKVENNYLYVRKHVNLRFGLSSQGDFRKTNANGRGYQPMIHHLKNAKISQEGEQIKIILTFEKGGDRTFLYTFPEKES
- the guaB gene encoding IMP dehydrogenase — encoded protein: MSNWETKFLKKGYTFDDVLLIPAESHVLPNEVDMSTKLAKNLTLNIPMISAAMDTVTDSKMAISMARQGGLGVIHKNMSIAEQAEEVHKVKRSESGVITDPFFLTPEHKIEEAENLMATYRISGVPIVETLENRKLVGILTNRDLRFVSNYNQEIKNVMTSENLITAPVGTSLREAEEALQKHKIEKLPLVDESGKLAGLITIKDIERVIEFPNAAKDSQGRLLVAAAVGVTSDTFDRAEALFAAGADAIVIDTAHGHSAGVLRKIKEIREHFPERTLIAGNIATGEGARALFEAGVDVVKVGIGPGSICTTRVVAGVGVPQITAIYDAAAVAREYGKTIIADGGIKYSGDIVKALAAGGDAVMLGSMLAGTDESPGEFEIFQGRKFKTYRGMGSLAAMKKGSSDRYFQGSVNEANKLVPEGIEGRVAYKGTATDIVFQMVGGLKSGMGYTGAADILALHESAQFIEMSGAGLKESHPHDVQITKEAPNYSVQ
- a CDS encoding metal ABC transporter solute-binding protein, Zn/Mn family, which gives rise to MKKYTLLLLIPVLLLLTACQKTASDKPQIVTTFEPMYEFTKAVVGDKVDIINIVPANQEAHDFEPSAKDMTTLTNADAIIYNSKYLEKWAPSVKNKGIKIEASTPVEKIGDDPHTWVSPKAALLEVRYIADELSKKFPEYKDDFTKNADEYIGKLKKIDQDFDQLKNAKNKTFITQHEAFGYLGRDYGLTTIAITGLDPEAEPSSATLIKLKNEMQKANLNTVYFEDNSSSKLSETLAKEAGAKLLVINPVEGLTDEQKKSGENYLTIMEENLKSLKETIK
- the comGC gene encoding competence type IV pilus major pilin ComGC, encoding MEKKRFKAFTLIEMLVVLLIISVLLLLFVPNLSKEKKNIQNTGQTAVVKVVEGQAELYQLDKQDSPSLGKLVSGGLITQKQADSYNDYYTKNPNEKRNVPN
- the comGB gene encoding competence type IV pilus assembly protein ComGB, translating into MDLSQLLQLRAKKLSLAKQIKLIQLMNNLFKSGFHLSEIIDFLERSGLTEAYFISKMREGLLNGQSFSGILAKLKFNEDIVTQVSLAESHGNVEYTLGLIEEKLRRVLNIRKKLIQVATYPLVLLAFLIFIMLGLKNYLLPQLDENRGLATYVIQNLPTLFLGCLFSLLVFFYLGRYYWKKKTALEAMRLMVKIPFVGRFVQLYLTAYFSREWGNLIAQAVDLRQICFIMQEQKSRIFKEFGFELLQILDRGQKFEDALRLYPIFTKELALIVEYGELKSKLGKELMVFSEESWSLFFERVERAMQLIQPIVFLLVALLIILIYAAMLLPIYGNMGNLI
- a CDS encoding PBP1A family penicillin-binding protein; the protein is MSEKDQNFSRRAKNKKSSQKIENNNAEEKELKEAEVPLEDLKGIKKYLRMMAPYTEKIRQFLRPVKRFWKKCNLTKITIIAILVMILAVGSYLFYLAKTANVSILQKSIDAQTQIVDKNGDEAGLLYGSKGTTVKFDAISDNIKNAVVATEDRTFYKNHGVNLSRFSLAVVTLGRFGGGSTITQQLAKNAYLTQKQTIDRKAREFFLALEINKHYSKQDILTMYLNNAYFGNGVWGIEDASRKYFGVSANAVTVDEAATLAGMLKGPEIYNPLYQDGKYATPRRDTVLQNMVSAGYLTQSEADSYASVNLASRVKDTYVSQSEAYKYPSYFNAVIAEAERKYGLSLQDIMNDGYKIYTTLDQNKQAGMQVTYDNAALFPQAADGTHAQSGSVAINPKTGGVEALVGNVTSEDHNSFLDFNYATQSKRSTGSVIKPLIAYLPAVQAGWPIDKVLEDKPTTYPNNWTPQNYNGEYLGTVPMYQALANSYNIPAINTYRDITPEKGNAVGREFGLNLKKDNENNTLSTVLGSGVETNPWEMAQAFATFANEGVMNSAHLITKIENAAGDTIATANVTQKRIMTKEVAEKMNSMMLGTFTNGSAWNAAPASYAMAGKTGTNNTTDQWVVGYTPDIAIALWIGFPNETNEQQQLEGSSEGQPSVIFRNIASYLLPYTEGTAFTAENAYAMHNIAPITPAWTALRDQQDAIVYQEQSAQNSSGNMPQTEESSSSSSDKGSGFDFQKTVDDAKNATKDVWDKITGFFGR
- the comGA gene encoding competence type IV pilus ATPase ComGA, producing the protein MIQVLAKKLLQKAVDQMVHDLYFVALEGKYSLYFRTATERRFERELDFEQGQALIAHMKFLSGMNLGESRRVQLGACTYVLDKGEQRLRLSTVGDFHGQESLVIRLLHHQQSQLHFWNSEIFKSFIGGRGLYLFSGPVGSGKTSLMYKFAREHFKNQQVICIEDPVELVETEFLQLQVNKVIGNDYDALIKLSLRHRPDLLIVGEIRDSQTAKAVLRASLTGYTVFSTVHARSISGVIARLKELGLTDWELQSSLQRVIYQRLIAGKGLLVYEKEKFEEWQPDEWNGQIDQLVADGFISAVTAAREKIEFSEAD